The genomic segment TTCGGCGGCCACCCGGGCGGCCTGACCCGCGGTCAGGTGGCCGTGGTCGCGGGCGAGGTGTTCGTCCTCGTTGAGGAACGTCGACTCGATGACGAGCAGGTCGCAGCCCTCGGCCAGCGCGTGGACGCCGTCGCAGAGGCGGGTGTCCATGATGAAGGCGAAGCGCTGGCCGGTGCGGACCTCGCTCACCTCGTCGAGGGTCACCCCGTCGAGCACCCCGTCGCGCTGCAGCCGGCCCACGTCCGGGCCGGTGATGCCGTGTGCGGCGAGCCGCGCGGGGATCAGACGGCGGCCGTCGGGTTCGACGAGGCGGTAGCCGTAACTCTCGACGGGGTGCGAGAGCTTGGCCGCGGAGAGGGTGAAGGCCTCCGTGGTGGCCAGCACGCCGTCCGCGGCGACCGGCTCCTCGGTGATCACGGCCGTCTCGCGGTAGGCCGTCGAGTAGCGCAGCCGCTCGAAGAAGTGCTGCCCGCTCGCCGGGTAGTGGGCCGCGATCGGGTGCGGCACGCGGTCCAGGTTGATCCGCTGGATCACCCCGGCCAGACCGAGCGAGTGGTCACCGTGGAAGTGCGTGACGCAGATCCGGGTCAGGTCGTGCGCGGCCACGCCGGCCAGCAGCATCTGCCGCTGGGTGCCCTCTCCCGGGTCGAAGAGAATGCCCTCGCT from the Streptomyces sp. RKAG293 genome contains:
- a CDS encoding ribonuclease Z, translated to MSIREFVVLGTASQVPTRLRNHNGYLLRWDSEGILFDPGEGTQRQMLLAGVAAHDLTRICVTHFHGDHSLGLAGVIQRINLDRVPHPIAAHYPASGQHFFERLRYSTAYRETAVITEEPVAADGVLATTEAFTLSAAKLSHPVESYGYRLVEPDGRRLIPARLAAHGITGPDVGRLQRDGVLDGVTLDEVSEVRTGQRFAFIMDTRLCDGVHALAEGCDLLVIESTFLNEDEHLARDHGHLTAGQAARVAAEAGVRHLVLTHFSQRYTDPSLFGRQAREAGFDGELTVAEDLMRIPVPKRR